A genomic stretch from Tissierellales bacterium includes:
- the flgK gene encoding flagellar hook-associated protein FlgK, with amino-acid sequence MAWDGFNTVVSGLFTSKRSLYVTGHNIANINNKDFSRQVITQSATQAQRVYGVGMLGTGTQITDVKRVRDDYINNKFWDESGKHGDWEIRMNRLKDIENAFNEPTDSSMRKATDDLYKAIEQLNNNPSDYASKSLVRESAKTFTGQLNELAKKLYNLQSEADFQVRTKVTQVNDYGSQIAEVNKQIELMELDGSYANDLRDKRDGLLDDLSKIVNIDVTEYEGKVNVSVGGMTLVDHENSNKLLVKEMDNAQNPEEKLSKIYWESSGLELKLTDGEIKGLLDFRGDGSLDGEGSGENNEYRGIPYYVNRLNEFASTFAIQMNKVHATGVGGDGESGKLFMTAFGENTDKIKINGKAIKDLDLTNEESADYKAFEKYMRENVRADNIDISGDLKNDLNTLATATADDGPENNKNLKNLLDLRNDKKFFDTPTAQGTPDEFLKSIVSTLAVDAQQAERMESNEGTIMKNVKERRMSDSGVSKDEETANMVKFQHAYNANARMIRALDEVYNIVVNQLGTMGR; translated from the coding sequence ATGGATTTAATACGGTTGTTTCAGGATTATTTACAAGTAAGAGGAGTTTGTATGTAACTGGACACAATATAGCAAATATTAATAATAAAGATTTTTCAAGGCAGGTAATTACTCAGTCTGCAACGCAGGCACAGAGAGTATACGGTGTGGGAATGCTTGGTACAGGAACACAGATTACAGATGTAAAACGAGTGCGAGATGACTATATAAATAATAAATTTTGGGATGAAAGCGGAAAGCACGGCGATTGGGAAATCAGAATGAATAGGTTAAAAGATATAGAAAATGCATTTAATGAACCTACAGATAGCAGTATGAGAAAGGCGACGGATGATTTATATAAGGCTATAGAACAGCTTAACAATAATCCATCGGATTATGCGAGTAAATCCTTAGTAAGAGAATCGGCTAAAACATTTACAGGGCAGCTAAATGAATTAGCAAAAAAACTGTATAACTTACAAAGTGAAGCTGATTTTCAAGTCAGAACTAAAGTGACTCAAGTCAATGATTATGGGTCGCAAATAGCAGAGGTTAATAAGCAAATTGAGCTTATGGAATTAGATGGAAGCTATGCAAATGATTTAAGAGACAAAAGAGATGGTTTGTTAGATGATCTGTCTAAAATAGTAAATATAGATGTTACTGAATATGAGGGGAAAGTCAATGTCAGTGTTGGTGGAATGACACTTGTGGACCATGAAAATTCTAATAAACTTTTGGTTAAGGAAATGGACAATGCCCAAAATCCAGAAGAAAAACTTAGCAAAATATATTGGGAAAGCAGTGGGCTAGAACTCAAACTTACTGATGGAGAAATAAAAGGCCTTTTGGATTTTAGAGGCGATGGCTCATTGGATGGAGAAGGTTCAGGTGAAAATAACGAATATAGAGGCATTCCGTACTATGTAAATAGATTAAATGAGTTTGCATCAACGTTTGCTATACAAATGAATAAGGTACATGCGACCGGCGTGGGTGGCGATGGAGAATCTGGCAAATTATTTATGACTGCATTTGGAGAAAATACTGATAAGATTAAAATAAATGGAAAAGCAATAAAAGATTTAGATCTTACGAATGAAGAATCTGCTGATTACAAGGCATTTGAGAAATACATGAGAGAAAATGTTAGAGCAGACAATATAGATATTTCTGGCGATTTGAAAAATGATTTAAATACTCTAGCAACAGCTACGGCAGATGATGGACCAGAAAATAATAAAAACTTGAAGAATCTTTTGGATTTGAGAAATGATAAGAAATTCTTTGATACACCTACTGCTCAGGGAACACCTGATGAATTTTTAAAATCTATAGTATCTACTCTCGCCGTTGACGCTCAGCAGGCCGAGAGAATGGAGTCTAATGAGGGCACAATTATGAAAAATGTAAAAGAGAGAAGAATGAGTGACTCAGGAGTATCAAAAGATGAAGAAACTGCAAATATGGTTAAATTCCAGCATGCGTACAATGCAAATGCTAGAATGATTCGTGCGTTAGATGAAGTTTACAATATAGTTGTAAATCAACTTGGAACAATGGGTAGATAG
- the flgL gene encoding flagellar hook-associated protein FlgL has product MRITNNMLISNVMNNMYNNLERMNNINRQFSSGKKFSRPSDDPIGVTKSMRFHTDLGKLKQYQRNLKDAQSWMEMTEDSLTEVNDLVKRMRDIAVSASNQTNTDDELKAFAAEVEQKREQLVQTGNATYAGRYLFSGFKTDVPLLDDSGKYKLTDYENTQISEIRGSEIDGGQLNFASEPLNFDIKLGETSTNINLNQNYSDLNALKTAINSQLSAGTTGITADIVNQSGTKGQLVFTRPSGNEDSLLIETPSAGSLDKLGLEDGRYPLKQSEVSDYNLGVSDDITVNTVGIRIFGKAEFDSNGKLIDNPNYHQNQVNGYEVVNDENGKRSSDDYADKSYMLAVVDEFTDALKTGDAEIIQKTIERFDGIQENILQNKAEIGAKVKRLELTDNRMGDENINFTELLSNNEDANMAQVYTQLKIEENIYNSSLAAGAKIIQPTLLDFLR; this is encoded by the coding sequence ATGAGAATAACTAACAACATGCTTATTAGCAATGTAATGAACAATATGTATAACAATCTTGAGAGAATGAATAATATTAATAGGCAGTTTTCTTCTGGAAAGAAGTTTTCTAGACCTTCAGATGACCCAATTGGTGTTACAAAGAGTATGAGATTTCATACTGATTTGGGGAAACTGAAACAATATCAAAGAAATTTAAAAGATGCTCAGTCGTGGATGGAGATGACAGAAGATTCATTGACAGAGGTAAATGATTTAGTAAAGAGGATGCGAGATATTGCAGTGAGCGCATCTAATCAAACAAATACAGATGATGAACTAAAGGCATTTGCTGCTGAAGTTGAGCAAAAGAGAGAGCAATTGGTTCAAACTGGCAATGCTACTTATGCTGGAAGATATTTGTTTTCAGGATTTAAAACAGATGTGCCACTTTTAGATGATAGTGGTAAGTATAAACTTACAGATTATGAAAATACTCAGATCTCAGAAATTAGAGGTAGTGAAATTGACGGTGGACAATTGAATTTTGCTTCGGAACCGCTAAATTTTGATATAAAACTTGGAGAAACTTCTACAAATATAAATTTGAATCAAAATTATTCTGATTTGAATGCACTTAAAACGGCAATAAATTCACAATTATCTGCTGGAACGACTGGAATAACTGCAGATATAGTAAATCAAAGCGGTACAAAAGGTCAGCTTGTATTTACGAGACCATCTGGCAATGAAGATAGTCTGTTAATAGAAACACCTAGCGCAGGTAGTTTAGATAAATTAGGCCTAGAAGATGGAAGATATCCGCTTAAACAAAGTGAGGTTTCAGATTATAATTTGGGAGTGTCTGACGATATAACAGTAAATACAGTTGGAATAAGGATTTTTGGAAAAGCAGAATTTGATTCTAACGGAAAGCTTATAGATAATCCAAATTACCATCAAAATCAAGTTAACGGATACGAGGTAGTAAATGATGAGAATGGAAAACGCTCTAGTGATGATTATGCTGACAAGAGTTATATGTTAGCTGTAGTTGATGAATTTACTGATGCACTTAAGACTGGTGATGCTGAAATCATTCAGAAAACAATAGAGAGATTTGATGGTATTCAAGAAAATATATTGCAAAATAAAGCGGAAATTGGAGCAAAAGTTAAACGATTAGAACTTACTGATAATCGTATGGGTGATGAAAATATAAACTTTACAGAACTTTTAAGTAACAATGAAGATGCTAATATGGCTCAGGTTTATACTCAACTCAAAATAGAGGAAAATATATACAATTCTTCATTAGCTGCAGGAGCCAAAATCATACAACCTACATTGCTTGACTTCTTGAGATAG